A genomic segment from Ignavibacteriales bacterium encodes:
- a CDS encoding tetratricopeptide repeat protein produces the protein MLQRKFIYPIIGFILIGCASTIQLQEYDSALKAYSEGKYQTAITFINRALEIKNNEPDFYILRAKANYKIDNKNLAMNDLTKSLELENNFNAHYLRGKIFLEFDELEKAKQDFREAYDINSESADLLFNLGYLEFINGENQLALEYYLKAAKYDSRNSKTYVNIGNLYAMMGNSKLAVDNYSKALVLDTTDGIAYYNRANEKCCLVILSVQLRIMKILY, from the coding sequence ATGCTACAAAGAAAATTTATTTACCCTATTATCGGATTTATTTTAATTGGATGTGCAAGCACAATCCAATTACAGGAATATGATTCTGCACTAAAGGCTTATAGCGAAGGTAAATATCAAACTGCTATTACTTTTATTAATCGTGCATTAGAAATAAAAAATAATGAACCCGATTTTTATATTTTGCGCGCTAAAGCCAATTACAAAATTGATAACAAAAATTTAGCAATGAATGATCTTACTAAATCTTTAGAACTTGAAAATAATTTTAATGCCCACTATTTAAGAGGGAAAATATTTTTAGAATTTGATGAACTTGAAAAAGCAAAACAGGATTTTCGTGAAGCTTATGACATAAATTCTGAATCTGCAGATTTGCTTTTTAATTTAGGTTACCTGGAATTTATTAATGGTGAAAATCAACTTGCATTAGAGTACTATTTAAAGGCTGCAAAGTATGATTCAAGAAATTCTAAAACTTACGTAAACATTGGCAACCTTTACGCTATGATGGGCAATAGTAAGTTAGCTGTTGATAATTACTCTAAGGCTTTAGTATTAGATACAACCGATGGAATTGCATACTACAATCGTGCTAACGAAAAATGCTGCTTGGTAATTTTATCGGTGCAATTGAGGATTATGAAAATTCTTTACTGA
- a CDS encoding DUF350 domain-containing protein has protein sequence MDLSLLISGFLQLFLSLFIGIIFIYAGFKFFHKRIKPINIIGELKKNNIAVAILNASIILALVIMVKNAIEPAITVFSMALRNPNATFGSFIQMAGIMLVQIILAGFIAYISIYLAINLYTHLTKDLDELGEIKNNNIAVSIVLGIVIISVSLLMQQGIKSILDALIPFPSISLKDIGL, from the coding sequence ATGGATTTATCACTACTAATTTCCGGCTTCTTACAATTATTTCTTTCACTATTTATCGGTATAATTTTTATTTATGCCGGATTTAAATTCTTTCATAAACGAATTAAGCCTATAAACATAATTGGAGAACTAAAGAAAAATAATATAGCTGTTGCAATACTAAATGCTTCAATAATTTTAGCTTTAGTAATTATGGTTAAAAACGCTATTGAGCCAGCGATCACTGTGTTTAGTATGGCACTCAGAAATCCGAATGCAACTTTTGGTTCCTTCATTCAAATGGCTGGAATAATGTTAGTACAAATAATACTTGCTGGATTTATCGCATACATTTCGATTTATCTTGCAATAAATTTATACACTCATTTAACTAAGGACTTAGATGAACTTGGGGAAATAAAAAACAACAATATAGCTGTGAGTATTGTTCTTGGAATTGTTATTATTTCAGTTTCGTTGCTTATGCAACAAGGGATTAAATCCATTCTTGATGCGCTTATTCCATTTCCTTCTATTTCCTTAAAAGATATTGGGTTATAA
- a CDS encoding transglutaminase domain-containing protein, with protein sequence MKKGCAASFGCSGIIVILLFAILIINFISNLNFNFDEFEETNSDYTFKIDTLGNQHIITSDFNWKFTSSSLGRKNYKISFQLLAIEVQKALAYLDEVAKLSAHDLNIDPSFRTDQVYYAKLVWHEIYKRIYWQSFDKIDNILNGFDEIFIKENLSDLDKIYFIISFVQNIKYKRPGGQLDLLPPLGTLATKYGDCDTKALLLYVLLEKTGVDCVMFWSFHYKHAMLGVAINARGNHKTNNGKNYYFVETTYPGWMIGDIDPNMDNLSLWYVDDIDSDKLKVNYKYDKEIDEKKSRFKDKRSVQTEDNDSGKRNKASPSKN encoded by the coding sequence ATGAAAAAAGGGTGTGCTGCAAGTTTTGGATGTTCTGGGATAATTGTAATACTACTATTTGCAATTCTTATTATAAATTTTATTTCAAATCTTAATTTTAATTTTGATGAATTTGAGGAAACAAACAGTGACTACACTTTTAAAATAGATACACTGGGCAATCAACATATCATTACTTCTGATTTTAATTGGAAGTTTACTTCATCATCACTCGGAAGAAAGAACTATAAAATATCTTTCCAACTTTTAGCTATAGAGGTCCAGAAAGCTTTGGCATATTTGGATGAAGTTGCAAAACTAAGTGCACACGATTTAAATATTGATCCTAGTTTTAGAACCGATCAAGTATATTATGCAAAACTTGTTTGGCATGAAATCTACAAACGAATTTACTGGCAATCTTTTGATAAGATTGATAACATTCTAAACGGCTTTGATGAAATCTTTATTAAAGAAAATTTGAGTGATCTTGATAAAATTTATTTTATCATCTCATTTGTGCAAAATATAAAATATAAAAGGCCCGGTGGTCAACTTGATTTGCTTCCGCCTCTTGGAACACTGGCAACTAAATATGGTGATTGTGATACTAAAGCACTTTTGCTTTATGTTTTATTAGAAAAAACTGGTGTAGATTGTGTGATGTTCTGGAGTTTTCATTATAAGCATGCGATGCTTGGGGTTGCAATAAATGCTCGTGGCAACCATAAAACTAACAACGGAAAGAATTATTATTTTGTTGAAACAACTTATCCCGGATGGATGATCGGCGATATCGATCCAAACATGGATAATTTAAGCTTATGGTATGTAGATGATATTGATTCTGATAAGTTGAAGGTAAATTACAAATACGACAAGGAAATCGATGAAAAGAAAAGTAGATTTAAAGATAAAAGAAGTGTTCAAACTGAGGATAATGATTCCGGAAAAAGGAATAAGGCATCTCCATCAAAGAACTAA